The Atribacteraceae bacterium genome includes the window TTTAGTTCGATGGGTCCTTGTCGGTAGTATTTCACCCGAAAAGGCGGGGGATTGAGGCGGCCACCCCCTCCCCCTCGTTTTTGTCCGTTTGCCCGTTTCCAGGATTTGGTAGAAGGAACGACGGATCAGCTCTATTATCCCCTCCCGGCGATCCGGTACCCGGAAAACGAGTACCGGCATCTACCGCTATATCTTCCCCCTTCCCTGTCCCAGATCGTCGCCGGCAACCTTCTTCTTTATTTCCGCCGGACTTCGCCAGGGTCCTCCCTAGCGACATAGCGGACCCTACCGGGAATGACGGATTATCAGCATGAGCTGGTGGGTCACTTTTCTTCCCCCCAGCCGACCTGGACATGCCTTGCCCTTCCTTAACCGGTTTCTTCACCTTAATCTTCGCCAATGGCCCTTCGGGTCAACTCATATAAAATCTTACCCAAGGGGTCTGGTGGCGCGTATTCTAATCCATGGTATAATCAGGGTTTTAAATCAAAGATTCGGAGACCGGAGACCGCCATGGGTAAGAAAGGTATAATCGTCATTATTATAACAGCCTTGATAACCCTGATGACTTTGCTTGGCGTATTTGGGCTTAACCTCTTTGAACAACCCCCGCCCACTGTCGTTGAACCAGAACCACCCCACCGGGCCTATCTCAGAGATTTCCTGGCCGGCACCGGACTAACCTTTGAACCTGTGGTCAGGAACGGTTTTGCCTATTATAAATTGCACTCCGCTGACGAGCAGTTGGCCGGATTTATCTTCCTGGGGACTGAAGAGGGGTGGGTCGGACCGATTGACCTGTTCGTTCAGACGGATATAGCCGGATTAATTCAGCGCGTCCACGTATGGCAACATACCGAAACCCCCCTTTATGTAATGGAGATGGACTCCTTCCTCGCCACATTTGCTGGTTATAAGATAGAAGAGGATCTTATCTGGCAAGAGGATGTGCATGGTATCACCGGAGCGACGCTGACCGCCGAGGCAATCATCGCCGCGGTAAATGAAACTGGCAGAGCGGCTTACCAAAAAGGATTAT containing:
- a CDS encoding FMN-binding protein, with protein sequence MGKKGIIVIIITALITLMTLLGVFGLNLFEQPPPTVVEPEPPHRAYLRDFLAGTGLTFEPVVRNGFAYYKLHSADEQLAGFIFLGTEEGWVGPIDLFVQTDIAGLIQRVHVWQHTETPLYVMEMDSFLATFAGYKIEEDLIWQEDVHGITGATLTAEAIIAAVNETGRAAYQKGLFTQRAR